One stretch of Oceanipulchritudo coccoides DNA includes these proteins:
- a CDS encoding SDR family NAD(P)-dependent oxidoreductase, which produces MHALKARFQNVLVTGASSGIGQAVTKQLLEEGLEVYGTTRDPEYTAGPDGLRWLKLEGGTAEGMQTFIEDNRDVLEQIDILINNAGWSSFGNLTAGDGESVEKQVQLLLHTPIQLTRAVLPGMRKRGKGCILNVSSLAACFPLPFMATYTAGKAGLSAFTQSLITSEHGTGLAFIDFQAGDFRTAFNENMSRPESLETSELRAWEQFERHLQAAPEASLAASDMIRAIAKGKSSVVRSGGFFQKWVAPMGLRVLPVSCLLRAIRSYYKLPSK; this is translated from the coding sequence ATGCACGCACTGAAAGCCCGTTTCCAGAATGTCCTGGTGACTGGCGCCTCCTCCGGGATTGGGCAAGCGGTGACAAAGCAGCTTCTGGAGGAAGGCCTTGAAGTGTATGGCACAACGAGGGATCCGGAATACACTGCCGGGCCGGACGGCCTCCGTTGGCTGAAGCTGGAAGGCGGAACGGCCGAAGGAATGCAGACTTTCATCGAGGACAACCGCGATGTGCTGGAGCAGATAGACATCCTGATCAACAACGCGGGCTGGTCCAGCTTTGGAAACCTGACGGCTGGCGATGGGGAATCCGTGGAGAAGCAGGTCCAGTTACTCTTGCACACCCCGATCCAACTGACGCGGGCGGTTCTCCCGGGAATGCGCAAGCGCGGCAAGGGCTGCATCCTCAATGTCAGTTCGCTGGCCGCCTGTTTTCCGCTCCCTTTCATGGCGACTTACACCGCCGGCAAAGCGGGTTTAAGTGCCTTCACGCAGAGCCTGATCACCAGCGAGCACGGAACAGGCCTTGCCTTCATTGATTTTCAGGCGGGAGATTTCCGGACAGCCTTCAATGAAAACATGTCGCGACCGGAAAGTCTGGAAACAAGTGAACTGCGCGCATGGGAACAATTTGAGAGGCATCTTCAGGCGGCCCCGGAAGCCAGCTTGGCGGCCTCCGACATGATCCGGGCGATCGCGAAGGGAAAAAGCAGTGTTGTCCGCAGCGGTGGATTCTTCCAAAAATGGGTTGCCCCGATGGGCCTTCGAGTCCTTCCCGT